A segment of the Candidatus Polarisedimenticolia bacterium genome:
GCCGCCGAACAGCACGCCGTTGTAGAAATCGACGATGGCGGCCGCGTTGTTCGGCACCGCCGCCGTCGAGACCCCGTTGGCATTGAGCAGCCCGATGACGTCGGCTCCGAAGGCCGCGCCCGTGCGAATCGCCATGTCGTAGCCGAAGTTCTGCCGATCGAGGAGGTTGTTCGTGTCGATCCAGTCGTTGCCAAGCTCGGAGTAGCCGGTCGGGATCGAGTTCAGGTGGAATTGCTCCTGCATCCGCTGCAGGTAGCCGCGGAACACGGTCGGGCCGTCGGTCCTGCCGCGCACCGCCCGCAGGGCGCTCACGACATGCTCGAAGGGCGTCTTGATCTTGTTGCCCACGGCGCCCGGATCGCGCAGACGCGCCTGGGCGAGGACCGCCCGCAGAACCTCGCGCAGATCGCCCTTGCCGTGCGGGTTGCCCGCGTCGTTCCATTCGGCGACGACGCTGTCGATCATGGCCTGGGTCGGATTCTCGTCCACGAAGCGCTGCAGCAGTTTCCTCGCGATGTAACGCGGCGTCGACGGGTGGGCGAGAATCGCGTCGAGGGCGAGGCCCACGTCGTTGATGCCGTTGGCCGGGTTGGCGGCCGTGCTCGGGATGGTCACCTGGTAGGGGGTCCCCAGGAACAGCACTTTCTGGCCGGTGTCGTGCTGGGTGGTCCGGAAGTTTCGCACCCACTGTCCCACGGGCTCGGAGGGGGTGCAGTACGTGGCCGCGGAGATCACCAGGCAGGCGGCGAGGGGATCGGCGGCCGTGGCGTCGGTCTTCTTGCAGACGTTCCAGCCGGTGAAGACCCGGGCCAGCTCGACGATGTCCTGCTGCGTGTACCCGCCGTCCACGCTCATCGAATGCAGCTCCAGGAGCTCGCGTCCGAAGTTTTCGTTCGGCTGGGCCTTCACGTTCGTGTTGGTGTTCAGGTAGATCATCATCGCGGGGCTGAGCGCCATCGCCTCGAGGATCTCCCGGAAGTTGCCGTTGAACGCCAGGTCGCGCAGCTCGTTCTGGAGGTCGTAGTGCAGCTTGGTCGCCTGGAGGTTCTGAGTGTCCGGGCAGGCGGCGTAGAATCCGAAGAAGCCGCTGCTCTCCCGCCAGTCGGTGTTGAAGTGGTTGTCCCAGAACATCGTGGCCTGCTGCTCGAGCTGCCGCCGGGCGTAGACGGCGTTCACCACGTCGAGGCCGCCCAGCTCCTGCACGGTGTCGGGCGGAACCAGCAGCGCGGTGCGCGAGCTCAGCTCGGTGTTGCTCGACTCGTCGATCGTGGCAGGATTCAGCTGCTCGTCGATGTACCCCTGCACGCCGAGCGCCGTGATCCGGTCGCGCGACCATTCGTCCCAGCCGTAGCCGGTCCGATCGAGGATGTGGCCGCGCATGACCGGATCGCAGAGCCCCCGCAGCACCCGCGGCGTCCCCGTCGACGAGGTGCCGGCCGTCCCCTCGCCGTCCAGGTTCGACTCGGCGGTGACCAGGTAGAAATAGGCCTGCCCCGACGGTGGCTGGGCCGGGCTCGCGAACGCCGTCCCGGCAATCTCGTCGCCGTGGCACTGCGCCCCCTCTCCGAGGGCCAGCCACGAGGTCAGGCCCCGGTAGACGTTGTAGTCGTCGGCCCCGGCCGTCGCGGACCAGGTCAGGTTCGATGCCTGGTCGATGTCGGGACCGGCCACCTCGGCCGGGGGGGCGGCGCGAACGCTCCCCGGGATCACCAGGATCACGAGGATGGCCAGGAACAGGATGCCGGAGGAATGGGGAACGGGCCTCTGCATGGGCGACTCCTTCCTCCCGGCACAATCGCCGGGCCCTCGAAAAGGAGCGGTCGGCTCAGATGTCTCCGGTCGAGACACGGTTCGTGGCAGGGGCAGTCGGCATGTCGCACCCTGTGCGCGTCCCGCGGTTCGACGTATGGGAGTCTTGTACCGCGGAAATGGTTTATTGACCACCTGAATCTTGAGGGGATGCGTGTCGTACGGAGGAAGGGACGGTCGCGGTGGCCCGGGCGTTATTTCCCGGCCGCCGCATGCGGCCGCAGGATCTCCCCGAGCAGGTCCGGCTTCGCCGGGGTGCGCTCGAGCTTCGGGAAGCGCAGCCCCCCGGTCCAGTCGAGCTTGTAGGTCCGGAAGAACTCGGCGTTCTCGGCCAGGATCTCGACCGGCTGCGCGCGCCCCTTCCCGAGGCGCAGCGCGTCCTCGAGGACCTCGCGCGAGTAGCGGCGGCCGTTGACGGCGACGAGCCTCATCCCCGGGGCGAGACCGGCGCGGTCGGCCGGCGTGCCACCGAGGACGTCCACGAGAGAGCCGTCCTTGCGCACCTGGATGCCGAGCGAGAAGCGCTCGTCGGTGAGGTCGTAGGAGTCCGCGTTCTCCTGCGCCTTAAGGCGGGGACCCTTCTCCTCGCTCCAGGCGAGCCGCCACCCGGAGGCCTCGACGCCGCCGAGCGGAGCGCGCGGGCGGATCTCCAGGACGCGCTCGTTGAAGAACCCCTTCCAGTCGTGCCCGGTGACCTGGTTCAAGGCCGCGTAGACGTCGTCCGCGGTGTAGGTCCTCACCGCCGGCGACGAGTCGGTCCCGCCGAGGAAGAGCTTGCAGAAATCGTCGAGCGACTTGCCGCCGCGGGTTTTCTGGCGGATGAGGGTGTCGGCCTCGAGCCAGATCAACGTCCCCTCCTCGTAGAAGTCGGTGCTGCGGCGCCGGTTCTCCCAGGCGTCCGAGGCTCCGTAGAGAATCTGCGCCGCGGTGCCGGTGTCTTCCACCGGACGCCAGGCGCGGCCGGGGCGGTTGTCGAGCGTCGCGGCAATCGACGCGAGGTGATCGCGCGCCTGCTCGGGGGTCATCAGGCCGGCCCGAGCCCCGAGGACGTAGCCGAGATAGTTGGTCAACCCCTCGTACACCCAGAGCATGCTGCCGTCCATCGGCTGACGGTAGTCGGGCGTCGCGAGACCCGCCGGGCGGCGATGCTTGCCGTTCCATGAGTGGGTCATCTCGTGCGCCAGGAGGTCGGCGTGCAGGAGCCTCAGGTCGTCGTCCACGAGAGTGCGTTCGTGCACCCGGTCGTCGCTCGACTCGTGGTGCTCGAGACCGAAGTGGGCCGTGTGATCGCTGAGGGTCACCAGGAAACGATACCGGTCGTAGTGACGCGCGCCGTAAAGCGTGAGCGCCTCGGCGACCAGGCGCCGGAAGGCATCGAGGACCTCCGGCTTCGCCGCCAGGGCGGCCTCGCTGTCGGCCGCCATGTCCAGGAAGGCCGGCCGCGGATCGCCGGGCCGCGACAGCGCCAGGGTGCGGAAGTGCGCCCCGGACAGGACCGGCGAATCGACCAGCGTCGTCAGGCTGACCGGCTTGAAGCGGACCGTTACGGGCACGGCGTGGTCACCCGGAGACGTCGGCACCGGCGCGCCCGGCGCGGGGCCGCCGACCGGCGGGCCGGACTCGGTTTCGAGTGCCGTCCCGTAGAGCCAGCCGGCCGGCAGCCTCAGCTCGGCCTGGAAGCGGATGTCGTCGCTCTTCGGTCCGGCCGGGTACAGGAGGACCTGATTCCACGACACCATCGCCAGCCGGGCCGTCGCGGAGGATCCGGATGTGAATCCGGCCGCCTCCGCCGGGGTGACGAAGTCGAGATCGGCGCTGACCGAACCGCCCGCGTCCGCAGGCACTTCCACGTGCAGAAGGTACATGTCGGCCACGTCGCGCTTCCAGGCGAGCGGCCGCCCGCCGGCGCTGAAGCGCATGCCGACGACGTCGGCCACGGGGCCGGTCGGGCCGTGCTCTCCCGGGATCCACTTGGGATAGACGAGGGTCAGGCCCCCGGGCGCGGCCGGAATCGTCTCGTGGACGTGGAACAGGTGGCGCGGCGCCTCGGTGGCATCCACCGCGAGCGCGATGAGGCCCGCGGCGGGCTGCGGTGCCGTCGTCTGCGCCAATCCGTCCGGAGCCGCGGCCACGAGGATTGCGACCAGCGCCACGACGGACCCCAGTCGCGACCTCGTACCCATCGAACGGACAGGCGGCGGGGGGACTTTTGGCATTGCGGAAGACTAAAGGAAGCCGGCGAGCCGTGTCAACGACACTGGCGACGGCGGGGCACACGGGACATCGACCGTCCCGTGCGCCCCTCCGTATCAGGAGAGCCGCGGCGTCGCGCTCAGTAGGGGCACGTGTTGTCGCTGCCGTTCATCTCCCCCTTGGAGGCGCAGAGACCGAGGTCCTCCATCCCGGTAGCCTGCCCCCAGGGTCCGTGCATGAGGGACGATGAGAAGGGCTGACCTCCCAGATTGAAGAGATTTGCATTCTCCGTGTCCAGAAGGCCGGGCCACTCGTAATCGAAGCCGCTCATCCCCTCGCTCTTGGTGAACGTGGCCACCGGCGTGGCCTGGACACCGCCCCTGCAATCGGCGGCGTCGACGATCAGCAGTTGATCCAAGTACGTGTTCACCTCCCCCGCGTCGGTCAGCAAGTACTGCCCGGACCCGGGCAGGCCCTCGAGACGCGCATAGGTCAGCGAGTCGTTGCCCACACCCCCCTCATGGGATGGGACCCAGCAGGACCGGATGATCTTGCCGCTGTTGCGGTTGACGAGGTAGAGGTAGCTGCGGTGCTCGAGCCCGACACGGACCGCCCTGTAGCCGGCGACCCAGAGGTGCTTCGTGACACCGTCGACGTCGAGGGCGCCGATGTCGTCCTGGATCATCCCTCCGGGGCCGTCCTCGAAGGGGATCTGGTCGACCTCGACGCAGGAGCCGGAGTTCGGCGGCGTCGTTTTATGGATGAGCCCGTCGCCGAGGAATTGATCGAAGGTGACGAAGGAGTACCAGAGGTTCCCGTCGAGAGGATCGAGCGTCACGCCGCGGCCGTTGATCGAGCCGGGAGGGACGCAGTCCGCCACCATGGTCGGCGGTGAGTCGATGGTGTAGGCAAAGAGGTGGGCGTTCGTCTCGGCGGCCTCGTACCCCCAGATCAGCGGACTGTTGATGGTTGGAGAAGTGGTCTCCAGGGACATCGGCTGGGCGGTGGACTCCGGGACCACATAGCTGCTCAAGACGATAGGCGGAGGGATCAACGTGACGGGCACCCCGGGCAGGAGCACCGTGACGAGCTTTCCATCGGCAGTGGCGAATTCGATGGCGGAGGTTGTGGTCTCCCCGAAGAGAGCCGCCATCAACAACGGCAGGTAGATGAGCTTTCGGTATCGCATGGCATTGCCTCCATGAGTTCCCGAGTTGGACTGCATTCATGAAAGCCAGATGGCCTCATGGGTGAGGCGCTCAACCTCGTCTTCACCTCCTTTCATGGTCGGATTGCCTGGGACACTCCCCCCCCTGTTCCCAGGCGGAAGCCCGTATTGTGAGCGGGCCACGGGCGGCACCAAATGCCGTGCGGCCCGACAGACATGCACGAACAACGTGAAGTGATTTCAGGTGCGAGCCTCCCGGCGGACAGGAGCGGGAGGGCGAGACGATCGCCAGCCCTGCGGATCGTGAAACGCGTCGGCCAGTTCGCACAGATGACCTCCCTGTTCGTGGACGACGGATATAAAAATCCTAGCATGAGTTCATTCTGTCAACCACGGATCAGCATCCTAGGACTTGGTTCCATAGAAGATCGGACGGATCAGCAGGATCAAGTTGACAACGAGTGCCTCGCGGCGTATTGATTCACGGGGACTCTCACTTCATCGTGGGCCTCGGTTGTCGACCACGGCCCGGCGCTCTGCGCGCCTCGATCGCCCTCTACAACGAGAACCGGAGGCTGGTGCGCGACCTGTACGCGCTGCGCCGGGCCGAGCCCTGGAAGGTGCCGACCGACGAGCTGTACCTCGTGCTGCGCGCCGGCCTGGTGCTGCCCGTCGGGGAGCACACCGCGCTCCTCCGGGACTACCACACTCTGGCCGCGGCGGCCTCGGACCGCCGGCCGATGGACCAGGCACGCGTGGTGGTCACCGGGTGCTTCTGCGAGCAGCCCCCCCTGGGCCTGCTGCGGACTCTCGAGCGCTCCGGCTGCTACATCGTCGACGATGACCTGATTCCGGTCCACCGGTATCTCCGGCGGGACGTGGCCGAGGAGGGGGACCCGCTGGAGGCGATCGTGCGGGCCTGCCTCGACGACGTGGTCGCCGGCCCGACACGCTACATCGGCGAGGAGGCGAAGGGGAAGGATCTCGTCGATCGCGTCCGGCGGAGCGGGGCCGAGGGCGTGGTGTTCTGCGCCGCCAGCTTCTGCGACCCGGCGCTCCTCGACCAGCCGATGATCGTCCGGGCGGTCGAGGCGTCGGGTATCCCGTGGACCGCCTTCAAGTACAGCGAGAACAGCGGCCAGTTCCAGGTGATCCGCGAGCAGGCGGGGACCTTCGCCGACTCGATCAAGCTGTGGAGCGGAGCGTGACCATGGCGGCGACCCGGCCCCCCGCGGACGTGCACAAGGACTCCAGCCAGGTCCGGCAGAAGCGGATGATCGCGGACCATTACGCGCGCCTGGGCCGCGCCCCCGAGAGCGGCGCGCGCTCTGTGTACACCTTCGTCCCGGGCAACCTGACCGAGCTGCTCCTGGCCTTCGACGCGCTGCCGGTCCTTCCCGAGATCAACGCCCTGCAGTCCGGGATGCGCGGCAAGTCGGCGGAGTACATCGCCGTCGCCGAGAAGGCCGGACACTCCGAGGACGTCTGCACCTACGTCAAGTGCGACATCGGCATGCTGAAGTCGGGGAACGTCGGCCCGACGAGGGACAGGCTGCCGCCTCCCGACCTGCTGCTCCTGTCGTACACGGGCTGCTTCACGTTCATGAAGTGGTTCGAGCTGCTGCGCGAGGAATACCGCTGCCCGGTCGCCATGCTGCACGTCCCGTACCAGGGGGAGGGCCGGGTCACCGATGCGATGCGGCGCTACGTCGTGGACCAGCTGCGGGACAAGATCATCCCGGCGCTGGAGAAGGCCACCGGCCGGCCGTACGACGAGGACCGGCTGCGCGCCGCCCTGGCGCTGTCGGCCCGGGCCGAGGACGATTTCGTGTGGGTGCTGCAGTCGGCGCGCAACGTCCCCTCGCCGATCGACGCCTACTTCGGCGGCGTGTACTACATCGGCCCGATCTTCACGTCGTTCCGCGGCACCGCCGAGGCGGTCGACTACTACCGCGCGCTGCGCGCCGAGGTGGAGGAGCGGCTGCGTTCCGGCCGGGGTCCGGTCACGCCCGACGGCGAGGTCTCGGAGGAGCGCTACCGGGTCGTCGTGGAGGGCCCGCCCAACCGGACGAGCTTCCGCGAGTTCTGGAAGATGTGGCGAAGCGAGCCGCCTACCAGGTGGAAATGGCGGCCCACGCGGCCAAGGTGATCCCAATTGGCGTGAGTCGCTAGGGAAGCCCTGGGGCACCTTCTGGGAACGGCCAATCGTTCCAGGCTGCTGTGTGGCGACAGAAGGTCGGCCAGAACCAGCCCGTCAGCCGGCAGGACCTGCGGAATCGCGTGCGCCTGGACGGAGCCCTCGCTGCCCTCGCACGCCCTGTTGGATGCTAAGCCGGTCGCCGAACGCCTGCGGTAGCGGCCTGCCCTCCTCTCTTTCCTCGTCGCCTTCGGCTTCCCACTCTGGCCGATTCCCCAGAATGAACTTGAACCATCGCTCGCGGTCGCGCACCCGTGTGGGCACCGTTGGGGGACGGGAGACTTCATATGAGGGGTTTGACAACGGCCGGACACACCCGACGACTAGACCTGAATCACCGCCCGGCCGAAAGACGAAGCGCGTACGAGAAGCGTCCCGCTTTGCGCGACGGGTCGCTGCTCGTGTAGTTCAGACGGACCACGACAGAACCGGACGGGACCGCCCTCCTCGACAGCCCCAGGATGATATACCTAGTGTTCCCGATGACTCGTGAGTGAGGGGCGAATGCAGGTGCGATCGCCTCTCCGCTTGGGAGGACCAGCGATACCTCGTAGGGGGCGCCGGCGTCGAAGTCCTCGGGCGCACGCAGGAGCAGCGAGAGCTGGGTCGTCTCCGGCGATAAGGTAATGGCAGGGAGGGTGCCAAGACTTTCCCCTCGAGGGATGTCTCCCGGTTGGCCGCCCAGGACCTCGATCTGGGTCGCGACGATTGACTGCGTCCCTTCGGCTCTGCCGGCAATGAAGCGGTAGGCCGGGTAGACGAGGACCAGGAGTAGCAGTCCGTAGGCGAAGCCGGGATGCAGCACGAGCGATCGAAACCGGCTCAGGATTGTGTCCGGGTCCGGCGAGGATTCGTACGCGTCGGTGCCGTGCACCTCGGCAGGCATGCGCGGGATCGGTGCGCGGATGGGCTCGTTGAATGCCCGTTCGGCTTCGGGGGTCGAGAGCGACCGCTCGGCCTCTTCCTGCGCCTTGATCAGCGCGTGGAGCTTGCCACGAAACGCGGCCGACCGTTCCAGAGCGACCTGGACAGCCTCCACCTGGCTCGCATCGGCCGTCCCCCAGACGTAGGCGAGCACGGTCTCCTCTGCGACCTCCACGCCGTCCTCCGTCTCCAGGCGCACGGACTCCGCCACAAGCCTGTTCAACGTCGTCTCCTCGTGCGGGTCGAGTTGCCGGTCGTCGGGTTCGTCCATCTCAGGTGAACACAGTCTTCAGATCGATACCATCTCTCCGGAGTGCCCGTGCCAATCGGGAACGGCAGTTGATGATCCGCTCGGAGATTTCCTTGTTCTTCTTCTCGGGGAGATTGAGGATTTTCGTGATTTCAAGGGGTTTGCGGCCTTCGCTGGCGAGCTTGAGCAGCCGCCGACACTTCTCGTCCATCTGCGCGAGCCGGCGTTGCACTCGCTCCAAGAGGTCGCGGTAAATCTGCCGCTCCATGGCGGGCGGCCCCGGAACCGGAAGATTCTCATCTGGCTCCTCGGTTGCCGGCGGGTAATACGCGCCCTGGTCGATGAGATAGTGGAGCGCGACGGTATGGAGCCATCCTGCGAACGTTTTCTTTTCGCGAGGCCGATACGTTCGAAGCTTCTTGAAATCGTCGCGGCAGCAATGAATGTTGATATCGTGGATCCAGTCCCACATCGCGTCGGGACCGAACGTTCGAAGGATATGCATGATCGAGAGGGCCTTGCGCGCGAATTCGTAGAACTCGGTCCAGGCCCTCTCCGGATCGGAGTCCAGGAGATCCAGGAAGGAAGGCCAGCCCTGTTGAAGAGCGTTCTCCGTCGCCTCGCGATCCGGGCCGATCGGCGGCGGGGTTCGTGACTTGTGGGCCGTCCGATGCGACGATTCCGGCTGCATGATTCACTCGGGACCG
Coding sequences within it:
- a CDS encoding DUF1800 domain-containing protein, translating into MQRPVPHSSGILFLAILVILVIPGSVRAAPPAEVAGPDIDQASNLTWSATAGADDYNVYRGLTSWLALGEGAQCHGDEIAGTAFASPAQPPSGQAYFYLVTAESNLDGEGTAGTSSTGTPRVLRGLCDPVMRGHILDRTGYGWDEWSRDRITALGVQGYIDEQLNPATIDESSNTELSSRTALLVPPDTVQELGGLDVVNAVYARRQLEQQATMFWDNHFNTDWRESSGFFGFYAACPDTQNLQATKLHYDLQNELRDLAFNGNFREILEAMALSPAMMIYLNTNTNVKAQPNENFGRELLELHSMSVDGGYTQQDIVELARVFTGWNVCKKTDATAADPLAACLVISAATYCTPSEPVGQWVRNFRTTQHDTGQKVLFLGTPYQVTIPSTAANPANGINDVGLALDAILAHPSTPRYIARKLLQRFVDENPTQAMIDSVVAEWNDAGNPHGKGDLREVLRAVLAQARLRDPGAVGNKIKTPFEHVVSALRAVRGRTDGPTVFRGYLQRMQEQFHLNSIPTGYSELGNDWIDTNNLLDRQNFGYDMAIRTGAAFGADVIGLLNANGVSTAAVPNNAAAIVDFYNGVLFGGALTTAERQAAINYLNTDDNGVTMNYTDARIRETVGFLLGYAQFLEQ
- a CDS encoding M61 family peptidase; translation: MALVAILVAAAPDGLAQTTAPQPAAGLIALAVDATEAPRHLFHVHETIPAAPGGLTLVYPKWIPGEHGPTGPVADVVGMRFSAGGRPLAWKRDVADMYLLHVEVPADAGGSVSADLDFVTPAEAAGFTSGSSATARLAMVSWNQVLLYPAGPKSDDIRFQAELRLPAGWLYGTALETESGPPVGGPAPGAPVPTSPGDHAVPVTVRFKPVSLTTLVDSPVLSGAHFRTLALSRPGDPRPAFLDMAADSEAALAAKPEVLDAFRRLVAEALTLYGARHYDRYRFLVTLSDHTAHFGLEHHESSDDRVHERTLVDDDLRLLHADLLAHEMTHSWNGKHRRPAGLATPDYRQPMDGSMLWVYEGLTNYLGYVLGARAGLMTPEQARDHLASIAATLDNRPGRAWRPVEDTGTAAQILYGASDAWENRRRSTDFYEEGTLIWLEADTLIRQKTRGGKSLDDFCKLFLGGTDSSPAVRTYTADDVYAALNQVTGHDWKGFFNERVLEIRPRAPLGGVEASGWRLAWSEEKGPRLKAQENADSYDLTDERFSLGIQVRKDGSLVDVLGGTPADRAGLAPGMRLVAVNGRRYSREVLEDALRLGKGRAQPVEILAENAEFFRTYKLDWTGGLRFPKLERTPAKPDLLGEILRPHAAAGK
- a CDS encoding 2-hydroxyacyl-CoA dehydratase; the protein is MPRGVLIHGDSHFIVGLGCRPRPGALRASIALYNENRRLVRDLYALRRAEPWKVPTDELYLVLRAGLVLPVGEHTALLRDYHTLAAAASDRRPMDQARVVVTGCFCEQPPLGLLRTLERSGCYIVDDDLIPVHRYLRRDVAEEGDPLEAIVRACLDDVVAGPTRYIGEEAKGKDLVDRVRRSGAEGVVFCAASFCDPALLDQPMIVRAVEASGIPWTAFKYSENSGQFQVIREQAGTFADSIKLWSGA
- a CDS encoding 2-hydroxyacyl-CoA dehydratase produces the protein MAATRPPADVHKDSSQVRQKRMIADHYARLGRAPESGARSVYTFVPGNLTELLLAFDALPVLPEINALQSGMRGKSAEYIAVAEKAGHSEDVCTYVKCDIGMLKSGNVGPTRDRLPPPDLLLLSYTGCFTFMKWFELLREEYRCPVAMLHVPYQGEGRVTDAMRRYVVDQLRDKIIPALEKATGRPYDEDRLRAALALSARAEDDFVWVLQSARNVPSPIDAYFGGVYYIGPIFTSFRGTAEAVDYYRALRAEVEERLRSGRGPVTPDGEVSEERYRVVVEGPPNRTSFREFWKMWRSEPPTRWKWRPTRPR
- a CDS encoding sigma-70 family RNA polymerase sigma factor, with the protein product MQPESSHRTAHKSRTPPPIGPDREATENALQQGWPSFLDLLDSDPERAWTEFYEFARKALSIMHILRTFGPDAMWDWIHDINIHCCRDDFKKLRTYRPREKKTFAGWLHTVALHYLIDQGAYYPPATEEPDENLPVPGPPAMERQIYRDLLERVQRRLAQMDEKCRRLLKLASEGRKPLEITKILNLPEKKNKEISERIINCRSRLARALRRDGIDLKTVFT